The Dasypus novemcinctus isolate mDasNov1 chromosome 12, mDasNov1.1.hap2, whole genome shotgun sequence genome includes a window with the following:
- the LOC101429029 gene encoding olfactory receptor 6C2-like has protein sequence MRNHTITTFILLGLTDNPQLKVLIFIFLFLTYILSLTGNLTIISLTFLDSNLKTAMYFFLQNFSFLEISFTSACIPRYLYNISTGDKTITYDDCVIQTFFTDLFGATEFFLLATMSYDRYVAICRPLHYVTLMNNRVCRRLVLCCWTTGLLILFPALSMGLNLEFCDSNVIDHFLCDVYPLLKISCSDTWLIEQTAIICAVLIFIMTLVCVLLSYIYIVKTILRFPSAQQRKKAFSTCSSHMIVVSITYGSCIFIYVKPSSKDSVAVNKGVAVLTTSIAPMLNPFIYTLRNKQVKQAFNDSVKKMTLFSKT, from the coding sequence ATGAGAAACCACACAATAACAACATTTATTCTGCTCGGACTTACTGATAACCCACAACTGaaggttctcattttcatctttcTATTTCTCACCTACATATTGAGTTTAACTGGGAACTTGACCATCATCTCCCTCACCTTCTTGGATTCAAACCTTAAAACTGCCATGTACTTTTTCCTACAAAATTTTTCCTTCTTAGAAATCTCTTTTACATCTGCTTGTATACCCAGATACTTGTATAACATATCAACAGGTGACAAGACAATTACATATGATGATTGTGTCATCCAAACTTTTTTTACAGACCTCTTTGGTGCTACAGAATTTTTTCTCCTGGCCAccatgtcctatgaccgctatgtagcCATCTGCAGACCCCTGCATTATGTGACCCTCATGAATAACAGGGTCTGTAGAAGACTTGTACTTTGTTGCTGGACAACTGGATTGTTGATTCTTTTCCCAGCACTCAGCATGGGTCTAAATCTGGAATTCTGTGACTCTAATGTCATTGACCATTTTCTCTGTGATGTATATCCCCTCCTAAAGATCTCATGCTCAGATACATGGCTCATAGAACAGACGGCCATAATCTGTGCTGTGTTGATCTTTATCATGACTCTAGTATGTGTATTGCTTTCCTACATATATATCGTCAAGACCATTCTACGATTCCCTTCTgcccaacaaaggaaaaaagcattTTCTACCTGTTCTTCCCACATGATTGTGGTCTCCATCACCTATGGCAGCTGTATCTTCATCTATGTAAAACCTTCATCAAAGGATTCAGTGGCTGTTAATAAGGGTGTGGCAGTGTTAACTACATCCATTGCTCCCATGCTGAACCCATTCATTTACACCCTGAGGAACAAGCAAGTCAAACAAGCTTTTAATGACTCAGTCAAGAAAATGACATTGTTCTCAAAGACATAG